AGGACAGTGCCATATTCTCAGTCTGGTAGAAGGTGAAAGCATTATTGTTAAAACAGGAAATTCTGAGCAGGAAATCCACTATGCGGAAACTTTTATTATCCCTGCTGATGCTGTTCACTACGAATTGATCAATAAGGGTAAAAACCGCGCGAAAGTGATCACCGCTTTTGTGAAAGAAGAATGTTGTTAATTAATTAAAAACCACCCTGATGAAACCAGTGTCTTACAGACTACAATTTAATGCTCTTCTGATCACTTTTCTGATAGGCATAAGCCATAATGTATCAGCTCAGAAGACCGGATCTGCTTTTAGTGATATCCAGCTGCAACCCACAATTGCCTATCTGAAGTATCACGGAGAAAGCAGAAGAATGATCAGGCTGATCTTTAAAAATGGGAAAAATTACCAGCAGGGAAAAATCTCTGTTTCCTTTAATGGTTTACAGGAAAGCCTGATTGTTCAGGCCAGTAAAGACGGAGCTGAATCTTTTGAAATCCCCTTACCGGGCAGTCCCGTAACCAAAGCGACACAGGCAACAGTCTCTATTTTAACCGGCGGAAAAACTTACAAAGGGAGCTGTATTGTTGAACCTTCCAGAATGTGGAACATGTATGTGTTACCCCATTCTCATGTTGATATAGGATATACCAATACACAATCCAAAGTCCTTAAACTGCATCAGGATAATATTGATGAAGCTATTGCCCTTGCAGAAAAAACACAGCAATACCCTACCCAGGCACGTTTTAAATGGACAACAGAAGCTATCTGGGTAGTGGATAATTATCTTGCACTTGCCAGTCAGCAAAAGAAAGACAAATTCTGGGATGCTGTAAAAAAAGGATGGATTAACCTGGACGGCGCCTATGGAAATATTAACACCAGTCTGACTGATTCCAGACAACTGATGCAAATGTTCTCTAAATCACAAAAACTGGCTAAGGAACAGGGCATTGTTATTAATACTCTTTTTCAGGGAGATGTACCTGGTGCCTCATGGGGTTTAGCCGCACAGGTTGAACAGACAGGGATAAAATATTTCCTTTCAGGGCCAAATGCTTCAGACAGAATCGGAAACCTGGCTAAATGGCAGGATAAACCTTTTTACTGGCTCTCTCCTTCGGGCAAACAGAAATTACTTTTCTGGCAATGTCAGCCATATTCTATCGGCTACCAGTTAAAGGGGGATAAAATTCCAAACTTCTTTACGATGGAAGATCCGAAGCCGTTCTATACGGGTCATCCTTCAAAAAATTTCCTCAATCCTTATCTGTTTGACTATCTTGATCAGCTGGCACAAAAGGGTTTTCCTTATGATATGTCAATTCTGACCTGGGCGATGAGTGATAATGCTCCTATTGATCCGGAACTGCCTGATGCAGTTAAGATATGGAATGAAAAATATGCTTCACCTCAACTGATTATTACTTCAACAAAACAGTTTTTTGCGGATTTTGAGAATAAATACAACAGGCAGATTCCTTCCTTCACCGGGGATTATACAGAATACTGGACTGACGGTGTATCATCTGCAGCAAAAGAAACTGCTTTAAGCCGCAAATTATCCGATCAGCTGAAACAGGCTGACGCGATCTGGGCTATCCGCAACAGAAAAAATTATCCGGTAAAGAGCTTTGAGGAGAGTTGGAAAAACCTATTATTATTTAATGAACATACCTGGGGTGCATTTAACAGTGTTTCTCATCCAGATGATGAAAAAGTAAAAAGTGAATGGGCAGTAAAACAGTCTTATGTATTAAAAGCCAAAGAAATTGTTGATACTTTACTTTCACAATCTCTGACAGGCGATTCGTTGAAAGATTCCTCTTCAACCCTAAAAAACAACCAGATAGACGTTTACAATACGGTATCATGGCCAAGAACCAATGTGGTTTATGTACCCGCATCTTTAAGCAAAGCAGGTGATCTTGTTAAAGATGTTTCAGGAATTCCTGTTCTTTCGCAGCGTTTAACTACTGGTGAACTCGCTTTTGTGGCTGAACTGGTTCCATCGATGGGAAAAAGCACTTACAGTATCTATCCGGGGCATGCTTATCACCCGGGAACTACCCGGACTAAAAGTCCAGGCTCCGGTAAAGCTTCAGAAAAAAAATCCGGGGTTAATATATCAGACAATTTACTCAGTAACGGGGTCTACAGCATCGATATTTCTCCCCAAACGGGAAACATTAAAAAGTTAGTTAAAATAGCTTCTGGTAGGGATTATGTCCAGGCAGATTCAGCAGGACTGAATCAATACCTGTATATGCCTGGTGATTCTCTTGAAAAAATACAAACCAGTTCAAATGCCAGGATAGCGATTAAAGAAAAAGGACCATTGGTAATCAGTCTGCAAATTACTTCTTCTGCTCCGGGTACTAACGGACTCATCAGGGAAATACGACTGGTTAACGGCCTTGATCAAATAGAGCTGATCAATACCATTGATAAGAAGGCTATCAGAAGCAAAGAAAGCGTCCATTTCGCTTTCCCTTTTAATATTCCGGATGCAAAAGTCCGCTATAGTATTCCCTGGGGAACTGTGAACGCTGAAACTGATCAGTTACCTTATTCAAACAGAAACTGGTATACCATGCAAAGATGGGCAGACATTTCCAATGACACCTACGGAATTACCTGGTCAAGCCCGGATGCTCCTTTATTTGAAATCGGAAAGATTACTACAGCTAATTTACTTGGTGGATTACAACATGCGCCACTATGGTTATCGTTTACCCCTCAGTCTTCAAATATCTACTCCTGGGTAATGAATAACTTATGGCACACCAATTTCAGGGCAGATCAGCAGGGTGTAGTTACTTTCCGTTATTTCATTCAGGCTCATGAAAGCGGGTTTAATAGTTATCAGGCAAATCAATCTGGATTAAATAATCATCAGCCGCTGCTTGTCACCGCCGCTTCTGCAGATGAAAAAGGGCTACCGTTCACCATTAACGGGGAGAATATTTACGTTGAAGCCTTTAAAAAAGCTGATGATGGAAAAGGTATTATAATCCACCTTGTCAATTGTGGCGATCAGGACAGCAAGCTGAATATCAGTCCAAAAACCAATGCACCGCTCAAAATATGGGAAAGTGATATTTCCGAAACACACAAAAAAACATTAGAGAACCACTTTACCCTTCCGGCAAAAGGGATAATGACAATTTGTATAGAAAACTGAATTAACCTTAAGCAACCATGAACCTAAAAAATGAAACTACTCAAAAATCCAGACTTTTCCTGGTAGCCATTACCCTGGTTGCTACATTAGGTGGTTTGCTTTTCGGCTTTGATATGGCCGTTATATCTGGTGTATTACCATTTGTAAAACAACAATTCAGCTTATCTCCGGTTACTGAAGGATGGTTTGTTTCCTCTGCGCTTGTCGGCTGTATTATTGGTGTTGCCTTCGCTGGCGAACTCAGTGATCGCTTTGGAAGAAAAAAGATGCTGATGCTGTCAGCCATCCTTTTTTTACTATCTGCAATCGGTACTGCTGCAGCTGCAGATTTCACTTTACTGATTCTTGCAAGGATGCTGGGAGGAATGGGTGTGGGTGTAGCATCCATAGTCGCTCCCCTGTATATTTCAGAAATAGCACCTGCCGGGATACGTGGCAGACTGGTAACCTTTTATCAACTGGCTATCACAGCAGGAATCCTGGTGGCCTATCTGACTAATGCAGGTCTGCTGAATCTGTCTTTGACACACTATAACAAATCAATGGGCGATATACTGGACTATATCATAGTCAAAGAAGTATGGAGAGCAATGCTGGGCCTGGGTGTAATTCCTTCCTTGTTATTTTTAACAGGGTTATGGTTTGTACCGGAAAGTCCGAGATGGTTGATTCAGCAGGGAAAAGAGCAGCAGGGGCTTCTGATACTGACCAGGATCAACGGGACAGACAGTGCTCACCAAGCTCTGCAGCTGATCAAAAAAATGCCTGTACAGGAGTCCGGTTCATACAAAGACCTGTTTACCAGAGAAATGAGAAGGCCGCTGCTCATAGGATTACTTTTACCACTATTTTCTCAGTTCAGTGGGATAAATGCAATCATTTATTATGGTCCCCGTATTTTGAATGATGCTGGCATCAATATCAGTAATGCACTTTTAGGTCAGATTATCTTTGGCCTGGCAAACTTTCTGTTTACCCTGATTGCGGTTTGGAAAGTAGATAAAATGGGGCGCAGACCGCTTTACATTGTCGGATCAATCGGAGCTACTATTTCTTTGTTCTTTACCGGCTGGTGTTTCTATAGCGGAGCCACCAATAATATTGCACTGGTAATAAGTATCATTTTGTTTTTAGCCTGTTTTGCTTTTTCTATCGGACCTCTGAAATTTGTCATTGCTTCAGAAATTTTCCCAACAAGAGTTCGCGGAAGAGCGATGGGTTTAAGCATTATGGTTATGTGGATTGCTGATACCATAGTAGGACAGTTAACCCCTTTACTGCTGGGTGCTGCGGGCGCAGCTTCCACCTTCTGGTTTTTTGCCGTATGCTGTTTACTTTCATTCATTGTGGTCTATAAGCTGGTACCTGAAACCAAAGGAAAATCACTGGAAGAAGTACAGGATATCTTTGTACATTAATAAACGTTAAATACATCCAGATATCTATATAGTAGTACATATAGATATACTACTATATAGATATCTGGATATAAGTATTTAATCCTGCATCAGGGCACTTCTGCCTCCATCCACCAGGTAAGTTACCCCACTTGCAAATGCAGCATATTCACTCCCCAGGAATACACACCAGCCACCGATTTCTGCTGCTGTACCCAGCTTTTTTACAGGATGAAGACCAATAGTTTTTTCTCTTTCTGCCTGAGGATTATCAAATGAATTAAACCAGGCCTGATTACCCGGAGTATCTATGAATCCTGGTGCAATACCAACAGTCCTTATTTCAGGCCCCCATTCTATAGCCAGGCTTTTGACCAGACCGGTTAATGCAGTTTTAGTTACATTATACGGGAAGCAACCCGGAATTGTACTGTAGGCATGATTTGAAGACATAATGATAATTGTTCCATTACTTTGTTCCAGCGCTTGTTTACATGCTCTGGCCATATGCCAGTGTGAAGCGAGATTAATCTCATGATTTTCTATCCAGCGCTCTTCAGTGCAATGTTCAGCACCTTCAAAGATATTGATACCAGCATTGGAAACCAGTATATCAATTTTGCCGAAATGAGCTGTTACTGCTGTAACCATTTGACTGATCTGTTCAGTTTTTTTCAAATCAGCAGAACAATACAGAGATTCAGCACCTGTCAGATCCATTTCCTGTTTAAAAACCGAAGCCTCCTCACTTTCTTCTGTGTACTGTGAACAACCGGCTATTTTTGCCCCGGCCTGCGCAAAAGATTTTGCAACCCCTAAGCCTATACCAGAAGTTACTCCGGTAATTAGTACTACTTTTCCGCTAAAATCTATTTGAAAAGACATGATAATTCAATGATGAACTGTTTACACATAAAAACCTGGTTTGGGTTCCAGTATACCCGGATGTTTTTCCATTTCTTCTTCCACTAAATCTACTCCGAGTCCTGGCCTTTCAGATAAATGCAAATGACCATTACTAATCATATCCTTAATCGAATGTGTAATCACTTTATCCCTCCAGGGAACATCATTAAGCATAAACTCCTGTCTGAAAAAATTGGGTACCGACGCACAAACATGTGCACTTGCCAGTGTAGATAAAGGACCATTTGGGTTATGTGGCGCAAGCAGCACATTATAGGCTTCCATCATCGTGGCCATGCGTTTCATTTCTGACGGTCCGCCGCAGCGCGTAATATCCGGCATCATAATATCACATATATTCTTTTCCAGTACCGGACGTATCCCATGACGGGTATAGTGTCTTTCACCAACACAAATAGATACATTGGAAGGAATACGTTCTCTCATTGCTCTTAACGTATCTGCACTTTCAGGACCAGCTGGTTCTTCGTACCAGGTAATATCGAGTTCTGCAAGTCTCTGTGCCATCTTCACTGCTACTCTGTAATTCAGCATTGCATGGGTTTCAATCATAATGTCAAAATCAGGACCTACCGCTTCACGCACTGCCTTACTGACATTAAAAGCCAGATCCTGCTGTGCAGCTGTGAGCTGAAGATTAGAAGACAGATCTTCACCGTATAAATAATTGGTATGCGCAAAGGGATCAAATTTTAATCCGGTAAAACCAGCCTCTTTAACTTTTATTGCCTGAGCAGCATAATCAGCTTCATTATGACCACCACCGGTAAACCAGTAATTAGCATAAAGCAAAATATCTTTTCTGTAAGCCCCGCCCAGTAATTCGTAGCAGGGCGTCTTTAACACTTTTCCTTTCAGATCCAGCAGGGCCATATCAATACCGCTTATTGCACACAGACTGGCTCCGTTTGGCCCAATCCAGTTTAAATCACGATACAGTTTAGTCCATATAAAATCCGTACGCATTGGATCAAGACCAATAATCCGCTCTCCAACATGTTTCGCAGCATGATAAACAATCGGGCTGCCCGGCCAGTTGGTTGCTTCACCTACTCCGGTATGACCTGTATCGGTATATATTTTGAGTAAGGTCCAGTTATACTTTACCCCTTCAACAAGCCAGACTTTTACATCAGTAATCTTCATGATAATTTATTTATTGTTTTTCAATATAATTGAGGCACCCGCATTAAAGTTCAGTGTTACAAAACCATCATTTGTCTGATGAATTTTCACACCGGTACTGGATAGGGTATGCCAGGTTTTAAAAGGTAATTTCAATTTAACAGCCCCGCTCTTTTCTGCTTCAATCTTCACTTCATCAATAACACCGTCTTTTTTGCTCGCGCTAACCAGAACAGCTCCCTCAGCACGCAGATGATCAAATGATAAGTCTTTCCAGTGCGCCGGTACAGCAGGCATAATTTCAATAAAACCGGCATAACTTTGCAGCAGCATTTCCTGTAACCCTCCTGCAAAAGCAAAATTTCCTTCCAGTGTAAATGGTCTGTAGGTAAATTTTGAATAGCCGCTTTTGGTCTGGTCACCGTTTAAATGGAAACTATTCACCGAACAAAATGCCTTGGCAAAAATTCCCAGATCTCTGGCAGCACCTTCCCCATCTTTTGCTCTTGCCTTCATGTTTGCCATCCAGGAATAAGAATATCCGCACCAGTAGGCAGGGCCGATACTATCTAACAGATGAATTGTATTTTTAATTACAGCCTGTGCTTTGGCTCCGTCTTCCCATTTGATTAAACCTAGCGGGTGAATGGCCATTGCATTGGAAAAATGACGGTGTGACTGATTATAAGCCATTGATGGTGCAAATTTTAATTCAGCATTTGCCGATAATGCATAATCATCAAATTGCTTTAGTATACTTTCCCAGTGCAGACTCTCCTGTTTCAGTCCCAGTTCACCGGCTAGCTCTGCAGCAGCCTTAAAGGCAAATTTCATCAGTCCCAGATCGTAATTCGTATTTTGTGGAAACCAGGCTTCAAGACTGTTATCATTAATTTCAGGACTTGAACTGATTTGTAATTTACGATGTCCTGCACTATCCAAAACTGTAATATCTTCCAGTAATTTTGCGGTAGCTTTCAGCCATGGATAGGCTTTTTGTTTCAGAAATGTCCTGTCCATACTATAGCGCCACTGCAGATAATAGTGCTGTCCCAGCCAGGCTGAAACTGTTGGAGAAAGTGAATACTGAATCCATCCCCCCATTTCTGTTCCGTCCAACGTGGTTACCCCCGGGACAGCAATTCCGTTACTGCCAAAAAACTCCCTGGTATATCTTTGGTAGTTTGCCTTATTCTTTTCCAGATAATCAAGATATCCCATCGATTCTTTCAAATGATTCCCACTATAAGCTGACCAGTAACTTAACTGTGTATTCAGATCATGGTGATAGTCCCCTTTCCATGGTGGTAACCGGCCATTATCAGCAGTCCAGACAGCCTGTAATGAGATCGGAGGAGCTCCTGCGCGTGCAGCTGATCCAAATTTATATTGTTCCAGATACCATTGTTTTTCGAGTAAAGTATCAGGAATCTGAATTGCAGATTGTTTCCAGAATTCCTTCCACCAGTTTTGATGTCTGATAAAATCAGCTCCGTAACCTGGATTAACAGCTTTGGCAGTTACCTCCTGAGCCAGTATACTTTGATCATCAGAAGTTGACCTGGATGAAATACTCCAGGTTCCATCTATCGTTTTCCCTGTTTTCTTCCATCGTACATTAATCTGATAACTAAAACCTCCCCAGCCTTTCTGATCATAAGTTATACTGTTTTCCTCTTTTTTGATTATTCCCTTTGGATAACCCAGCCTGGATAAATCGTCTCCTCCTACCGGATCTCCGGAATTTTTAACCAGTCCCTGGTATTGCGGGGCAATGAGACTGATATCCATTTCGCCGGACAAATTCTCAAACCTGAACCAGCCCAGAGATTTATCAGCTGAAACAAATGTTTTCAGAGAATTGCCATTAGTCCATTTCACTTCGCACAAAGCATCTTTTACAGACAGGTTTACTGTCTTTACACTGCCCCAGCTACGGGTATCAAATTCCAGTGCACCTCCCGGAATTTTAGAAGGAGCAGGTTCAGTATCATAAGGTTCATCAAAATATTTCTGAACTATACCATAATCTTTTTTGTGTACCTGTTCAATAACCCATTGATAACTAAACTCCTTACGATGCAGCCCCTTCATCGGACGCTGATCCCAGAGATCTGCCCTGTCCAGTGAAAAATGAAGTTGTCCGTCCTTTTGCCAGATTAAAGCTCCGAGCATGCCATTTCCCAGCGGAATAGCCTCATCCCATCTGCCTGCAAGCTGGCTGAAATGGAGATCGTGACGGGGAGCTGGTTGTGCAACTATATGCTCTTTAATAAATAACAGAGGCAGCAGAAAGAATAACTTTTTAATCATATGATACTATTTAATCAGGAAGGTTACATTACCCTTCAGTTGTTTATTTTTGATATTGATCCTGTTTTCAGTAAACGGAGATCCGTAAAATGGTTCTGACCCGCTGTTGCTATAATCTGCTATCAAAAGCTGAATATGCTGATCCTGCAACCAGCTTCTGGAAGCCTGTTTACCGTTGGATAAAACATAAACACCTGAGCCCTGCTTATCAGTTAAAGCTACATTAAAGATTTGTTCTTTAGTAGACCTGAAATCATTTGATCCCATCTCATTCGTATCATCTTTCCAGTCTTTTGCCGGTACTTTGCCAAATTCTTCTACCCCTGGTAACCATTTTGCATTTAACTCCGCATGCCCTTCAGCTCTGGCAATATCAACCGCAAAATACGCTGTAAAGGCACCTTCGCGCTTCCAGTCCAGCTGCGTATAAACCGGTGGTAATTCCATCAGCATTCCATACTGACGTGGCTTTTCCTCTTTCCCTTTATAGTCAACTGTATAACTCACTTTTACCTGTCCGTTTTTCGAAAAGAGATATTGGATATCCCCCTTTGCATCTGTATAAGTAGCCTTTACAGAAAAAATCATTGTGCTATCTGTCTTTTCCGTTTTAATTTCATTGGCGAACAAAGTATACAAAGGATAGTCTTTCAAAACATAAATATTATTCTGATAAGTTTCTCCCGCAACATTAGGTTTGCCCCCATCCTCTTCATTCATAGGTACAATACTCAAAACCGGGCCTCTGGATAAAACCAGTTTTCCATCTTTTTTCCCGCTGGTAATGATACCTGTTGCCTTACTTAAAGTATAAACAACCCCTGCAAGATGAATCAGATATGCCTGATCATTTTGCGTAAAGGAAAAATCCTGCGTTGAACCTGCTTTAGTAAGCAATTCTGTCCTGGTTTGGCCATGAATACTGATCCGTTCTTCATTGATGATAAAACCCCTTGGATCTTTAAAAGAAAGTTCAACCTGCTGACTCTGTTTGTTCACAGGAATAATGAGATATCCTTTTGAATGCGGCAAAATATCAGAACTGATCTTCACCTCAGCACCATCTACTTTACAGCTGATCAGTACATTTTTTAAGGAGATGAAATCATAGCGGTTCTCAATTTCCAGACGTAGTTTTCCATCGGTAATAACAGGTTTATCAATATTTTTAATAACCACGGGTGAATAAGCCTTTTTCATTCCCCAATACTCAGGTTTAGGTCTTCTCCATGCATCGAGCGGGCCCCAGGGGCCATATCCGACTATACGGCCATCCGGCATATGAAAAACATCGTCTATTCCACTCCAGATTGCACCACCAAGATTTCCCTTATGCACATACATAGAATCATACATTTTAACCAGCGGAACCCCATAAGCGGCACGTACCCCCGGATCTGTAATCAATTCCCGGCGATTATAATCAGATACATGGGCATATTCTCCAAACAATACAGGACGGTTCATGGTATCAGCTTTCGCCGGACCATTTATCCCCGGATAATGATATACTGCTATATCAGCCTTGCTGCCTGCATTATTAAATCCACCCCAGCACTGATCATGAAATGAAGTTGGACGACTGGGGTCAAGCTGTTTCACAACGGTCTGTACTTTTGCCCATAACGGACTCCATCTGGATTCGTTACCCATTGACCAGATGATAACCGAAGGATGATTTTTACCTGCCTGCATCTTCTCTACGTTGGCATTAATCATATAAGGTAAAAAACGTTCATCCTTATAATTCCATAATTTCCATATCGGTGAAGCCCCGTGTTCAATCCAGGTTAAAGAAGACTCATCCTCAACAAATAAACCCAGCTCATCTGCTGCATCCAGGAATTCTTCTGAAGGCGGATAGTGTGAGGTTCTGATATAATTACAGTTCCCTTCCCGAAACAGTTCAGCATCCTTGCGTTCCAGTCCAGGTGCAATGCTTCTTCCGGTTAAAGGGTGTACAGAATGCCTGTTTACGCCCCGCAGTTTAATTGGGGAACCATTTACAAAAACGCGGTTCCCTTTAATTTCAACCTGCCGGAAACCTACCTTATCAGATAACTTTTCAGTCATCTTTCCCTGATAGGATAAAGTCGTTTCCAATTGATATAAATAAGGCTGTTCTGTATTCCACTGCATTGGTTTTCTGACAGGAATGGAAATCTTGAACTGTTCTTCTCCTGCCGGCTTTATTGCAGTAATATTAACTGATTTCTCTGCTACAACTTTACCCGCAGCATCCTTAAGCCTGTATCGGATTACAGCCCCGCCATTTTCATTACTTTCATTTGCAACAGAGGTATTAATTAACAGAGTTGCGTCTTTATACTGTTTATCAAAAACAGTAGTTATTGCCGCATCAGCAATATTCATATCAGGTAAGGCAAATATCATGGCTTTACGCAAAATCCCGCCTACAGTATGGGCAGCATACTGAGAGGTGCACGCCAGAATATCACTGATTGTCAATGCCTGTACTTCGACAGTTAAGAGATTATGACCATCCTGAATGAATTTCGTTATATCGGCTTCAAAAGGAACAAAACTACCTTCATGTTCAGTTACAATTTCACCGTTAAGCCTGACAACAGCATGAGAGCTGACTCCATCAAACCTGATTTTAACTTTTTTATTTTTCCAGTTACCTGGGATACTGATCCCGCGGCTATATACAGCAGTCTCTCCGGCAGCGACTTTAAAACCCTGCATTTCCCATTCTCCCGGAACAATGATTTTCTTCTTCTCCTGTCCTCCTTTAATTGAAAAATCCCAATCTCCGTTCAGAGAAATTACCGGTGTAGCTATACCCGCTGTCTCTGTAGGTCTGGGAGATAAACGAGGATATACAGTTGTACCCTGCTGTGCAAAAACGCATTCGGCTACGAATAGCAAGCCAACAAAAATGCTACAGCCTCCTTTTAATATCATATTCTATTATTTAATATCATGTTTTAATCTGATTATATCTTTAAATATCCCTGTTTTATTAAAGGATACCATATTTTTCAAAGGCCTCTTTCGCACTCATTCCCTCTTCAATTTTATTCTTCACTATTTTCTCGCCTCTTGCTTTTTCAATTGCCAGTGTAAAGACTTCTTTCTCTGCAGATTGCGGCACTACACATACCCCATCAATATCACCTATAATAATATCTCCCGGATTTATTCTGACCCCGCCAAAAGCAATAGGGACTCTAAAATCAAGCACCTTACCTCTGGGCGCCTGATCCTGTGCATAATTTCCAAATGAAAATGT
This portion of the Pedobacter lusitanus genome encodes:
- a CDS encoding glycoside hydrolase family 38 C-terminal domain-containing protein; this encodes MKPVSYRLQFNALLITFLIGISHNVSAQKTGSAFSDIQLQPTIAYLKYHGESRRMIRLIFKNGKNYQQGKISVSFNGLQESLIVQASKDGAESFEIPLPGSPVTKATQATVSILTGGKTYKGSCIVEPSRMWNMYVLPHSHVDIGYTNTQSKVLKLHQDNIDEAIALAEKTQQYPTQARFKWTTEAIWVVDNYLALASQQKKDKFWDAVKKGWINLDGAYGNINTSLTDSRQLMQMFSKSQKLAKEQGIVINTLFQGDVPGASWGLAAQVEQTGIKYFLSGPNASDRIGNLAKWQDKPFYWLSPSGKQKLLFWQCQPYSIGYQLKGDKIPNFFTMEDPKPFYTGHPSKNFLNPYLFDYLDQLAQKGFPYDMSILTWAMSDNAPIDPELPDAVKIWNEKYASPQLIITSTKQFFADFENKYNRQIPSFTGDYTEYWTDGVSSAAKETALSRKLSDQLKQADAIWAIRNRKNYPVKSFEESWKNLLLFNEHTWGAFNSVSHPDDEKVKSEWAVKQSYVLKAKEIVDTLLSQSLTGDSLKDSSSTLKNNQIDVYNTVSWPRTNVVYVPASLSKAGDLVKDVSGIPVLSQRLTTGELAFVAELVPSMGKSTYSIYPGHAYHPGTTRTKSPGSGKASEKKSGVNISDNLLSNGVYSIDISPQTGNIKKLVKIASGRDYVQADSAGLNQYLYMPGDSLEKIQTSSNARIAIKEKGPLVISLQITSSAPGTNGLIREIRLVNGLDQIELINTIDKKAIRSKESVHFAFPFNIPDAKVRYSIPWGTVNAETDQLPYSNRNWYTMQRWADISNDTYGITWSSPDAPLFEIGKITTANLLGGLQHAPLWLSFTPQSSNIYSWVMNNLWHTNFRADQQGVVTFRYFIQAHESGFNSYQANQSGLNNHQPLLVTAASADEKGLPFTINGENIYVEAFKKADDGKGIIIHLVNCGDQDSKLNISPKTNAPLKIWESDISETHKKTLENHFTLPAKGIMTICIEN
- a CDS encoding sugar porter family MFS transporter — its product is MNLKNETTQKSRLFLVAITLVATLGGLLFGFDMAVISGVLPFVKQQFSLSPVTEGWFVSSALVGCIIGVAFAGELSDRFGRKKMLMLSAILFLLSAIGTAAAADFTLLILARMLGGMGVGVASIVAPLYISEIAPAGIRGRLVTFYQLAITAGILVAYLTNAGLLNLSLTHYNKSMGDILDYIIVKEVWRAMLGLGVIPSLLFLTGLWFVPESPRWLIQQGKEQQGLLILTRINGTDSAHQALQLIKKMPVQESGSYKDLFTREMRRPLLIGLLLPLFSQFSGINAIIYYGPRILNDAGINISNALLGQIIFGLANFLFTLIAVWKVDKMGRRPLYIVGSIGATISLFFTGWCFYSGATNNIALVISIILFLACFAFSIGPLKFVIASEIFPTRVRGRAMGLSIMVMWIADTIVGQLTPLLLGAAGAASTFWFFAVCCLLSFIVVYKLVPETKGKSLEEVQDIFVH
- a CDS encoding SDR family NAD(P)-dependent oxidoreductase, which gives rise to MSFQIDFSGKVVLITGVTSGIGLGVAKSFAQAGAKIAGCSQYTEESEEASVFKQEMDLTGAESLYCSADLKKTEQISQMVTAVTAHFGKIDILVSNAGINIFEGAEHCTEERWIENHEINLASHWHMARACKQALEQSNGTIIIMSSNHAYSTIPGCFPYNVTKTALTGLVKSLAIEWGPEIRTVGIAPGFIDTPGNQAWFNSFDNPQAEREKTIGLHPVKKLGTAAEIGGWCVFLGSEYAAFASGVTYLVDGGRSALMQD
- a CDS encoding mandelate racemase/muconate lactonizing enzyme family protein, whose amino-acid sequence is MKITDVKVWLVEGVKYNWTLLKIYTDTGHTGVGEATNWPGSPIVYHAAKHVGERIIGLDPMRTDFIWTKLYRDLNWIGPNGASLCAISGIDMALLDLKGKVLKTPCYELLGGAYRKDILLYANYWFTGGGHNEADYAAQAIKVKEAGFTGLKFDPFAHTNYLYGEDLSSNLQLTAAQQDLAFNVSKAVREAVGPDFDIMIETHAMLNYRVAVKMAQRLAELDITWYEEPAGPESADTLRAMRERIPSNVSICVGERHYTRHGIRPVLEKNICDIMMPDITRCGGPSEMKRMATMMEAYNVLLAPHNPNGPLSTLASAHVCASVPNFFRQEFMLNDVPWRDKVITHSIKDMISNGHLHLSERPGLGVDLVEEEMEKHPGILEPKPGFYV
- a CDS encoding glycosyl hydrolase family 95 catalytic domain-containing protein, which encodes MIKKLFFLLPLLFIKEHIVAQPAPRHDLHFSQLAGRWDEAIPLGNGMLGALIWQKDGQLHFSLDRADLWDQRPMKGLHRKEFSYQWVIEQVHKKDYGIVQKYFDEPYDTEPAPSKIPGGALEFDTRSWGSVKTVNLSVKDALCEVKWTNGNSLKTFVSADKSLGWFRFENLSGEMDISLIAPQYQGLVKNSGDPVGGDDLSRLGYPKGIIKKEENSITYDQKGWGGFSYQINVRWKKTGKTIDGTWSISSRSTSDDQSILAQEVTAKAVNPGYGADFIRHQNWWKEFWKQSAIQIPDTLLEKQWYLEQYKFGSAARAGAPPISLQAVWTADNGRLPPWKGDYHHDLNTQLSYWSAYSGNHLKESMGYLDYLEKNKANYQRYTREFFGSNGIAVPGVTTLDGTEMGGWIQYSLSPTVSAWLGQHYYLQWRYSMDRTFLKQKAYPWLKATAKLLEDITVLDSAGHRKLQISSSPEINDNSLEAWFPQNTNYDLGLMKFAFKAAAELAGELGLKQESLHWESILKQFDDYALSANAELKFAPSMAYNQSHRHFSNAMAIHPLGLIKWEDGAKAQAVIKNTIHLLDSIGPAYWCGYSYSWMANMKARAKDGEGAARDLGIFAKAFCSVNSFHLNGDQTKSGYSKFTYRPFTLEGNFAFAGGLQEMLLQSYAGFIEIMPAVPAHWKDLSFDHLRAEGAVLVSASKKDGVIDEVKIEAEKSGAVKLKLPFKTWHTLSSTGVKIHQTNDGFVTLNFNAGASIILKNNK